The following DNA comes from Candidatus Bathyarchaeota archaeon.
GAAAGACTAAGGCAGGTAAGACGACTGAGGAGCTCATCGTTGAGGCTGTGGATCAGACTGGAAGCCACCCTGTCAGCAGGTACTCTGGAGGCGAGAGGATGAGGATAAACCTAGCCCTCAGACTAGGAGTCTCAGAAGTCATCACAAAGAGAAGCGGATACAAAGGCAGGGTGGAGACGTTGATAGTAGATGAAGGGTTCGGACCCCTAGACGATGAGGGTAGAAGAGCTACAGTCGAGATCCTGCAGGCCCTCCGCCAAAGATTCAAGAAGATAGTTGTAATATCGCATATAGACGATGTCAGGGAGGCCTTCGAGTCCAGACTTATAGTCGAAAAACCTGTAGGAGGCTACAGCTCAATCAGCATCCTCTAACGTCTAGATCTTGAATTGAGAGAAATAGTTCCACCTCATTGATCGACAAGATTTACTCTTGTATCTTTTATCTGTTTAGGCTTTTGGTATGGTGAAGTGGCTGTCTTTACCGGCGGGGATGTATTCCCCGTTTTTTCTACGTATCACCGTCATGGCCATGTTGAACCTGTCCTTCCCAAGCCACCTCGTAGGTTTGATTATGAACCTGTCACCTGCATCCTCAACCCTCAACATCGACCTCAACTCCTCAGGGAAGAGGTTCAGAACCTCAGTAGATCCTATCTGCCTCTCAGCCTTAGCAACTCTTGGAATGGTGATGTGAATGTCAAAATCGGTGTTGCAGTGAGGACAAGTCACAGATAAGGTTGCGATCCTCTTCTCACTCTGAGACATCTCTAGTCATATCATCAATACTTTGGGTTAAACTATTAAAACATTCACATTCCTCTCTACTGGTATAGTCAAGGGGTTTGAGGACGTAGTATCAAGAAAGTTTAAATTGTCTAAAACTCAGCAGGAAGCTTTAACTAAATTTCTTATCAGGATAAGTAATGTCGTGAAAGTTAAGAGCCAGTTGAAAGTAGTAGAGGACGATCCCAGCGATGATATGATATTAAGAACAGCTTACGATGGAGAAGCTGATTACATTTTTTCTGGAGATAACCATTTGTTAACCATAAAAGAGTTTAAAGGGATAAAGATCGTAACAGTGAGTGAAATGCTGAAGTTGCTCAAGTAAGAACGTTGATCATTTCTTTTTTGAATGTAAAAGGCAGCTATAGCTTTAGGATTAAGCGTTATTCAAGCAGTACCTTGACTTGAAGTGTGGGGTTTACTTTTTCATTGCAGCTACTGCTTTCCCAATTGATTCTATGGTTTGGTTGACTGTAAGTATTGGCACAACTTCAAATTGGATGTAGGGTATGTATTTCAGCAAGCTGGTGAAGACTTCAGTTTCGTTTGCCGCTTCTATGATTGCGTATCCGAAATCTCCGCCAGCAGCTATTCCCCAATCCTTTGTTGCTCCTGCATTAATGTCTGCCTTAACCATCTCAAGCATTGAGAGCCATCCCTTAATTCTTTCCTCGGTGTCAAGAGGCACTCTTGCCGGTTCCAACAGCCACTTCACATAGAATCTTGCCAATTCATATATCACCTCCATTTTATTTGTTTGGCCGCCTAGTTTTGTTCTTCCAAGACTTCACGGCGTTTTCATAGTAATAGTGAACGATCAAATGGCCGATCCCTGGAATTTTCGCTAAATGTCTTGAATAAGGTTCTCTCCGAGCCTTCTTAAACTCTCTCCGTACGCTATTGGGATCCTCCCCTCGAACATCTATCTCATTCAAGTTTATGGGGCCCAAGCCTTTTTCAAATGCTAGTCTGAGGTGCATTATCTTCTTGGGATCATATCCCATTAGATTGGCCATCACTGCATCCGTTGCCACAGCATTATCGCCAGCAACTATCAAGTTTAACTTTAAGGGGTCGCCTTTGAAGGGTCCTTCACCTTCAAGACATGTAGTTGCATCTATGATGCAAAGTGCTGGTGGCAGAGCCTTAGATATATCCACAATGATAGGATCTATCTTCGAGTGATACTTACCCTTCTTCATCTCAGGTATTGTTCCATACATATTCTTAAGGTTGAGTGTCACATCGGTTGTAATATGTGTCTTTGCTACAGGAGCCGATATGATCTTAGCTTCCGACAATACTCGATTTACTCTTATCGAATCTAGAATGTAACAATCCCTAACCTTAACATCTACCATTTCTCCTCGACTCAAGTTTATAACTTCTACATCCAAATCCTTCGCAACATCTAAGATACCAGTCTCTCCCATCATCCTATCAGCGAGATACATAGAGGAATCAGCTTCACCAACAGCTATCCTTCTAACTTTCCCCTTCAACATGGACATTATTGAAGAGACTACTTCGACACTCGTGAAAGTACCAGTCTTACCAGAGATCCCGCCACAGACATTAGGTTTTATGAGAGCGAAATCATTTTGATCAAAGAATCTGTCAACCCCACCTAGGAGGTCCACTGCCTCCTTAACCATCTTAGACACATCTTCCCCATGGACAATAGAAGCAATTGGAATAGGCTCACACTTACCCATCCCGTTCATCCTTTCACTAGTGTTTACGCCATTAAGTCTCGGAGTTGAACTTCACTGACAAGTAAGGAAAGCAGTCCTTATGCCAGCCTCGCAGTCAATAAAGTTCACTTCATATAAGTCAATATCTTCCTAAAAAACTTGGGGGCGTTCATCCATGTGCTCTCATATAACATGTTATTATGACAGTCTGTAAATATTCTCGGCTTGCTAGTAGATCGACGATCTCCCCATACTGTTTATGTTTCTTGTTTTTGATTCAGCTTTAGGTATAACTAAGATAACTTTTTATAAAAGTTATACCTTACCAATAAGAATAAGCTATGGTCACCGTCGTAATCAAGGATGTGGATGAAAATGCCTTCAGAAGGCTGAAGTCTGAGGCTATAAAGAGAGGAATCAAAATAGGCCAAGCGGCATCCCAAGCCTTCAGGCTATGGACCCAAGAATCAGAACTGAAACCCCTGAAAGATATCGACCGTCTGAGGGAAGCCGTCGAAGCCATAGAGAACGTCAGGCTGAATCTTCAGACGATAGAAGGCTGGTCCAGCGTGGAGGTTATCAGAAACTGGAGAGAACGCCCAAAAACATAGTCATAGACGCTTCGGTCGTAGCCAAGTGGTTTATTCCAGAAGAGGACAGCTATAACGCATCAGAGGTAATGCGAAAATACAGTGATGGGAGAATAGACCTTTACGCTCCAGACCTACTAATCTACGAAGTCGCTAATGTTCTGCGTTATAGACCCGACGTATCAGCCGAGATCCTTGTCGACTGTATAGAGAGTCTTATCAAACTCCAGATAAACCTCATTCCTCCTTCAACGGAAATTGTGTCAGAAGCTGCTGCAAAGGCTAGAGAACTCGACCTATCCATCTATGACGCCTGCTACATAGTCATCGCGGAGACTCTTGCAACAAACCTAATAACGGCAGACATGAAACTCTATGAAAAATGTAGGGACACAAAAATAGTATTCTTCTTAAAAAGCCTGGGCAAAGAATGGAGTATTCCCTAAAGGTGAAGTTGAACATCTTGCAATCACGAAGCTTACTGATGGCGTCAAGCATAAATATTAATAGAGGAGCGTGAGGTGGGTTGACCCACTCCCCGATCGCAGGCATGAGCGAAATAACACATGAAGACTATGTTAAATTCATGGAGAAATGTAGAGAAGTTACGATAGGAAACGTGAAGGTGAAGCTTCATGGCGATTGGCGTATCTTGAGTTTCTCTCCTCCAAATGAATATATGCTTGAGCGTGAGACTGTTTGGAGTTTTCCAGATAGGGGGAGTTGGGCAACCCATATCGGCGATTACAGGGGGAACTGGTCACCCTACATTCCTCGAAATCTGATATTGAAATATACTGTTAGGGGAGAATGGGTTCTAGACCAGATGGTTGGTAGTGGAACGACCCTCGTCGAGTGTAAGCTGCTTGGAAGGAACGCTATTGGGGTCGATTTAAATCATGGCGCGATCATGGTTGCAAGAGACAGACTCAACTTCCGCTACGACAAAGAAGATGAAGGCTATTTTGAGCCTACTATTAAGACATATGTCGGTGACGCCAGAAACTTGGACAAGATAAGTGATGAGAGCGTAGACCTGATAGCCACCCATCCACCTTACGCCAAGATAATCCCATACACAAAGAGCAAGGTTGAAGGAGACCTCTCAAACCTCCCCCTCCCCCGATACCTTGAGGAGATTCGTAGAGTAGCAGACGAATCCATGAGGGTTCTCAAAAGGGGTAGGTACTGCGCTATATTAATAGGCGATACTAGGGAGCGTAGACACTATGTTCCTATGTCTTTTATGGTAATGCAGCAGTTCCTTGACGCAGGTTTCATTCTTAAGGAAGATATTGTTAAAAGGCAATGGAAAACGAAGACCACGAGGGAGAGATGGAGGGGTAAAGATTATGACTTTTATCTTATCGCTCATGAACATCTATTCGTCTTTAGGAAACCTGGTGAAGATGAGGAATTCAAAAAATTTAAGTATAGCGTAAAGTGGTGGTGAAAGCCTGTGCATATTTTACAAGTCAAACATTATCCATAAATATCATCTACATGTTAAGTAGATTACTGTAGGCCGGCATTCGGAGATTTTCTATGCTAGATGAAGATGAGTACGAGAGGTGGATGAGGGCCTCGAAGGAGGCTTTGATCTCAGCAAAGGGTGACTTGGAGAGGGGAGACTACAACTGGACCTGCTTCAAGGCACAGCAGGCTGCAGAGTTTGCAGCAAAGGCTCTTCTCCATGGTTTGGGCTTACCAGCCTACGGACATAGCTTATCGAAGCTTCTGGAAGCGGCTCCTAAAGAGTTTGGTTTTCAACAGGTCGAAAGGCAGGCCAAGACCCTCGACAAGTATTATGTTCCTACAAGGTATCCTAACGCCTGGGTTGAAGGTACCCCAAAGGACTACTATACAAGAGAGGACGGCGAAGAAGCCTTAAGGTGTGCGGAGGATATTGCCTGTTGGGTTGAGGCCTCATGGAGGTCATTGAGAAGAGGAGGGAATTGAGAAGAAGAGTTATTGATACTGCGTCGAGATGGGTTACAGGTCTTCATTACAAAGTTACAGCGGTTCTCATAGGATCCTATGCTAGGGGAGACTTCAACCTTTGGAGTGACGTGGACCTTCTGGTGGTGTCCTCAGAATTTGAGGGTGGGCCCGTTGAAAGGCTCAAGAAACTGCAGATACCGGTTGGATTCCAAGTTATACCCTTAACCACTGAAGAGTTCAATAGACTCCTAGCTAGAGGCGACAGGTTAGCCCTTGAAGCCCTCAACTCAGGAGTAGTATTGAGGGACGACCTAAAAATATTAAGAAGAGGAGGTGAGGCCCTTCAAGGGTGAAATAAAGCCTAGGAGTAATTCTAGGAACTCAGGCGAGTATCTCGCCAACATTATTCAAAAATCAAATTTTTGAAAGAACATTTGAATACTTATTCATCCTCAACATTCTTCCCTCAGGCTGAACAAGCCAAGTCATCCAGCAGAGCTCTATCGGCCTGTATCCGCAGGCTAAAGCAACCTCCTCAGCCTTCTTTATGAACTCCATATCGTCTTCTACCGGTTTGTATCCCGCCTTGACCAAAATTTCATTTACTACCCTCTTAACTATCTTATCAGGCATAACTGTATCGACGCCCCCCATCATCCTCAAATACTGGAAAGTAACCAGTCCGACACCTTTAATCCTACCAACAGGGTTCTCCCTCCACCTCTCCAAGCTGGCTCCTTTAGCCCAAACCCTAAGAGATGTCTTGTCGTCTCCACTCAGGGTCGATAAGTAGGATGCAACAGCCTTCGCCATACTCCATGATCTTTTATTCCTCCATACATTCATTAAAGGGTCGATATCTGACCCGGCAAGGTCTCTAAGACACCTTATTTCCCCAGTTTGAACAAACATCCTGCTAAACTCTTCAACCTTCGGAACGACTGCTGTGAAATAGTTCAAACCTATCGACGTAAAAGCCGCATCCACAACCATCAGAACTACATGTCCTCCCCACCTCTCTGTTCTCAAGCACCTATCGCAATGCTGCTCCAACCCAGAAACCTTAGACATATACTCGTCAACTACTCTCTTCAACATACGCATATCCACTCTTATGGCGGCACATATCTAGAAACGTCGCCAAACTTAGTCTTCATAAGAGAAGGATAAATAGTTGTACATAAAAGAGTAATAACGAAGATAGCCTCCAGCCTTCGTATCTTAATTGCTGAATGTATGAATCATTCTTAGTAAGCATTTCTATTTTGTAACATTTTTAAATTTTGCTCTTTGAGCTCAGGAAGTTTCCTTTTAATAGTCTCCTAGACTATTCCAAATTTACACCAAAATATTTTTGGATCAGCTTATTTCTCATATCGGCAATATCTTTCCATGGGATTTTACGGTTCTTCAACCTTAACTCTTTACTTAAATTTTTTGTCTCGCCGGTTATTTCAAGCGTCCTCAATACAGCATATTGTTTCTCCACATTCTCAAAGAACACTATCTTAGTCAACCCCTCAGTAAATTTTTCTATCTTAATTATCTCGTCTAAGATATGCTTCAAATACACTCTATCTTTTTTTCATAAATAACAAGCATCTCTTTTTATACTCTTTATTATATATGGATTGATAGAGCTGAAGATCCCCAGATCAACCTTTCTCCTAAATAATTATCTTAACTCATTTCCCGTTCTGACTAGGTCCAGAAGATTCTTTCCACTATTTTTATTAAATTCGACTGCTATGTCGATATCGCTTTTTCTATTCTGCTCTCCTCTGACAAAAGATCCGAAGAGAGCCATAAAAGCTATGTCATTCTTATTACAAAATTTGAAAAGTCTCTTCCTTAGATCTTTCTTTCTCAATCCTCTAGGTAAATTTTCTATTTTTATATTTATTCTGTGTTAAGTGGAGCATCCGTGAATTTAAGCTTTTTCTAACCTAAGAATTACACATTTAATCTCGTGGACTTATGAACTATTAAGTGAACAATTGATATTTAATGTTCTACGTGGTAATGCAGATACATATGCCGGCCTATTGTATGATGTATCTTAATCTGGATAAGGAAGAATCGTGTATAGTAAAGGTGGGGTAATGCGTGTTTAGAAACCCGCTAAAAAATGTTTAAGGTAAGAGGGCCATTATGGAGAGGGCGGTAGTCTCTATGTTTGCAACGCCGTCAGGTTCAAGGTCTTTTCTTCTGTCAGTAACCCAGCCACCGGATTCATCCTGCCATCTCAAGAGGTTCCTCTGAACATTTTCTAAGGTCGTTTTGTCATCCATTCGTTTTGCAAGTATGCCAAAGAGAGCTACCTTGTAGACTGGATAGAGTTTTCTCTTATAGTCAGCCTTATCCATTTTGAGAACGCCTCTTGAGAAGTCGTACCGAGAATATATTTTCCTCCATAGTTTATCAGAATAGTCTTTACGTCCTTTTTCCAACCAGTACAATGATAATAGTGCAATCTCATCATTGTAATTTGAGTCTGTCTGATTTGCCAGATAGAAGTTCTTCACATCGCCTTCCAGTATGCAGAACCTATCATTGGCTTTATGCCTCCTCCGCCTCGGATCATTATCTGGTTCCCCTAATGGATGTTTACTCCTAATAGCCTCCGCACGATCATGTCTTCCAAGTTTCTTGAACATTACTGATAAGAGGTATTGACTCTGATTATAGACTCTATGTTCGGAATGATTCTGTTCTGCAACCTCGAAATACTCAGAACCTGCATTATCAACCCGAAGCGAGTCGATAAAAAGTAATGCCCTTTCAATAGCAGGAGTAAAATCTATACTGTACAATAGACCTCACAACAGTTGCATACATAGGCATTCGATTGCCAATAAACTTTCTGGAAGAGTGTTCAAGAAACAATATGGTGTTTAATATGCTAATCTGAGTAGGCCTTGCTCGAATAGATCTCACGTAAGATGTGATCGCAGGATCTAGCTGAAACTGATATTGATCTAGCAATGACTTTATATTTGTAAGTGGATGCGCCGTGAGTATGCGGGAATGAATCTAGGTGTACCTTGATGAGGTTTTGATATATCGGATTATATATTGATATATTTATATACTATGCGATGATATATCAATATAGGTGATGGTTTGAGCAAAGTTACGACTGTGAGAGTTTCAAAAGACACGTTAGAATTGCTAGAACGTTTAAAGAGAAAATTCAAAGTCGAAAGCCTTGACGAAACTATACAGACTCTTATCAGGCAGCAGCGTAAGACATTGATCGATAAGTCTTTTGGCTTGGATAAGGGGCGAATGAAGTCTTTCACCGAGGAGGATCGTGGTGAAGATCGTAGTTGATGCGTATGCTTGGATTGAGATTTTTATTGGAAGTGAGAAGGGAGAGAAAGCGAGAGAACACATTGAAAAAGCAAGTGAAGTTTATACACCAGACACAGTGCTTGCAGAGATAGCGCGAAAGTATCTGAGGGAGGGAGCTGACCAGAGGGATGCCGAAGAAAGGCTTAGAATGATCGTAGAGGTCTCAAATATTGCTCCAATAGATGTTGAAGTCGCTTTGGAAGCGGCGAAATCTTATATGAAACTCTCAGATGAAGCAAGAAAGGCTGGGATGAAAGCTCCAAGCCTTTTTGATGCCATAGTGCTTGGAACAGCCAAATCTCTCAATGCAAAAATTCTGACAGGTGACGAACACTTCAAGAACCTGCAAGAAACACTCTGGATAAGATGACTTTGAGATTATAAGTATGCCAAATCGCTCCTCGCCATTTTGAAGAGATAACTAACCTCATATAAAGTCTTTTTTTAACTTAAATAAAATGCATGAAAAGAATTACATATTGGGAGAAGACCATAAAAATTGGTGGCGGCGTCAGTATTAAGTCTCTTTGGGTTAAAACATAAGTCTCTCTAACACATTGCAATCTATAAGAGTGAAAGCTGTTACTGTTTAGGTGCATTTTAAGGTTGGGAAAGGGCATATTGACGGAAGAAAAGGTAAATCTTGCGATAGGTATGACCGACACATGTGTGAATGTCTGTGTTGAATCACTGAAGATGAGGTCCAAGAATAGATGAGGAGGAGCTACTGGAGAAGATCAGAGAAAGAATAATGTATAATAGACGCAGAAGATGTGAGATTTAGGGACGGCACTTTCGAGGGACTTATCATAAGAGTGGTCGACGCTTTCAACTTTTCAATATTAGGTTACATGATTACTGGAGCCCTAGCCGCAAGCTATTACGATGTTTCACGCACAACAATGTTGTGTAGAGATCATACTGGGCATGCAGGCAAAAATCCGCTATCAAGCCAAGAATACTATTGAGAGGTTTATGGCTCCTGCAATGGACACCCATACCAAATATGGAATTAGAAGATAAGCCGCTATCTTCGACCTCTTCCATGACAAAAATATTAAAGCCAATATTGTTAACCATAATATAGTGATCTCTATAAAAGCCCATGCTGGACTCTTGAATCCGAAGAATATGAGGCTCCATAGAAAGTTCAAGGCCAGATTCAACCCGTAAACAGTGAAGAAACTTCTACGTTCAGGTTGAAAGTACATGAGCCCCCCTGAGAGTCCTATGAGTAAAAAGAGGATGTTCCATATGATGGCAATGACCCAGCCAGGAGGTGTGAAGAAAGGTTTACGTAGACCTTGATACCAGGGTCCTGTGTCTGTGAATATGCCGCCGGATAAGCCTATCAAGTAGACGAGGGCTATGAAAACTGCGAAGACTAAGATTTTCCTAGACATAGGCCACCCAACGCATAGTTATAGAATCAAGCATAGCATATATATAGTTATGGAGGTACTGCGAGAAAATTTTTAGTTACGTTTCTTGGGCGATAGCCGCTCTCAGAGATGTAGGGGCTCAATTTTCGATTCAAAAAGGATGTTTATATAGAGTTTTGGTCATTACTTAAGTGGGCGCTTGCATGTCTGAGTGCATCTCCTCTGGAGACGAAGGTTTAGATGAGGTTACTGGAGGTGGCTTTCCCAGAGGTAGCTTAATCCTGCTTGCAGGAAATCCAGGTACCGGAAAGACGGTCTTCTCGACACAGTTTCTTGTTAAGGGTGCTGAATCTGATGAACCTGGTGTCTACGTATCTTTCGCTGAAGATAAGAGTCTCCTAGTAAAGAATATTTTCTAAACATTTAAGGTGTGACCTTAAACTTCTTGAGGATGAAGGCAAGATCAAGATACTGGATTTTGTTGCTGTGAAGGACACAGGCGTCTCAGCGGCTCTAGACTTGATTTTGCGTGAAGTTAAAAATATCAAAGCCAAACGTCTGGTCGTAGACTCTTTCACAGCTATGGCTCAGGCGTTTAAGGAACCTATAGATGTTAGAGTGGTCGTTCACACAGTATTGAATAGGATAGTTCGCCAGATGGGCTGCACCTCAATCATTATTGAGGAGGTTCCGTTCGGTGAGTCTAAGATAGGTTTAGGTGTAGAGGAGTTCGTGGCTGATAGTGTGTTATTGTTGAGCACGTGTGAAGTAGACGTTCTTCCGCTGAGAGAGTTGAAGCTTGTAAAGATTAGGGGAACCAGGTTGCCTCAGCGGAAACTTATCTATACGCTCGAAGGTGGCTTCAGAGCCTTCCCCCCATTCAAGCCTAAAACGGTTATGGAGCCTAAGAGATTCCATCCGATCCCCGACCCTCCTGAAAAATACTCTACTGGCTCCAGTGATTTAGATGAAATCCTTGGCGGCGGAGTGTCTAAAGGTTCCCTCATGCTCTTAACTTTAGATGAGAAGGTTACTACGCTTCAATATCATTTGCTTATTGACCCTATGGCAACCAACTTTGTTCTTCAAGGAAGAGGGTTGATAGATATCCCATCTTGTGGAGTAGACCCATTTATGTTCCGCAAATATTTCTACACATATGGTGGGACAGAGAAAGACTTCAATCGTTACGTTAGAATAATTGAAGCCAGGAGCATGTCAGAGCCTAAACCTCTGCCGAACTTAATCACTTTGGACGGTAAGGATTGGAGGGAGGATTTAGAAAAAGTCTTCAAGACTGGCAACCAGCTTAGAATGGAGACTGGTCATTCGATTCTATCCATTGTGGGCGTAGACAACATCATAACTACATATGGCGAGGAGCATTGTGAAGAGATCCTGAATCTAACCGCTACAGGGGCGAGGAGGGTTGATGCAGCCGTCGTAGCAATCTTCAGAGGTGGCCGCAAGGAATTGTCCAAGATAATCAGCTCGATTGCTGATGTACACTTCCACCTAACAAAGGAAAACGGCTGCTTACTTCTCAATCATATTAAGCCTGGACATGCCTTATACATAGTTGAGATGGATGTCTTGAAAGGCTACCCAACACCCAAACTTACGCCAATGGTCTGATGGAGGAATAGCTAATTTGATTAAAGAGATCCATGCAGCAGGGAGGGGAGAAGATTAAAGGATAAGTTCAGAAGGGCTCTCTCTGAAGCTATTGATGATGGTCTCCTAGTTCTAGGCGAGACTGTTAGGGAGGCATTGTACTCCCATGTTGAGAGGAATCACCATATTAAACGTGAAGATCTTCCTGAGAATCTTGAAATTCTTCACAATATTCTGAAGGGTATATTAGGCGCTGGGGTAATGGTTCTTGAGAGGGTCATCGCCAAAAATCTATATGAGAGATTAAACCTGAACTTTGTAGACCATGAAGACTGGGCACTGATCGATTACGTTAAGGATGCTGAACAACTCACTGGTGGCTAATTGAGGAATGGATGTGAATGATATTTTAGAGTTTGTTAAGAATATGAGGGTCAAGGAACATGCTATCGTCTTCTATTCAAGACATGAAGATAAACATAAGATTCTACTAAATTTCGTCAAGGCTGGTTTGGATCGTGGTGAGTCTGTAGGATATGCTGCCGGCGGTGAGCCTCCCGAAAGCTTAAGGGAGGCTATGAGAAAGTTCGGTATAGCTGTCGAACGTTACGAGAGTAGCGGCTGCCTAAAAATTATGAGTGAAATACATATTAAAGATGGGGTGGCTGAGCCTTCGGAGATCATAAGCCGCTGGAGGATGCTCTACAATGAGGCTGCGGAGATGGGTCTCAAAGGCTTGAGGGCGACTGGCGAGACAGATCACTTCTTCTACAAAAACCTCGTCAAGGAACTTATCGAGGAAGCCCTGCATAGGGGACTCGACTTCCCAATGACCTCCCTATGTGGATACAATGCAGAGATTGTGGCCAAGCATGATAGAGGCCAACTTTACCTTGACCTCATCAGAGCCCATAGAACAGTTATCTTCATAGGTCCGGAGGGTGGTTTGATAAAGAGAATCTAAAAAAAGTCTTGCCTCAAAAATTTG
Coding sequences within:
- a CDS encoding putative toxin-antitoxin system toxin component, PIN family; translated protein: MKTFTFLSTGIVKGFEDVVSRKFKLSKTQQEALTKFLIRISNVVKVKSQLKVVEDDPSDDMILRTAYDGEADYIFSGDNHLLTIKEFKGIKIVTVSEMLKLLK
- a CDS encoding DUF362 domain-containing protein; its protein translation is MGKCEPIPIASIVHGEDVSKMVKEAVDLLGGVDRFFDQNDFALIKPNVCGGISGKTGTFTSVEVVSSIMSMLKGKVRRIAVGEADSSMYLADRMMGETGILDVAKDLDVEVINLSRGEMVDVKVRDCYILDSIRVNRVLSEAKIISAPVAKTHITTDVTLNLKNMYGTIPEMKKGKYHSKIDPIIVDISKALPPALCIIDATTCLEGEGPFKGDPLKLNLIVAGDNAVATDAVMANLMGYDPKKIMHLRLAFEKGLGPINLNEIDVRGEDPNSVRREFKKARREPYSRHLAKIPGIGHLIVHYYYENAVKSWKNKTRRPNK
- a CDS encoding type II toxin-antitoxin system VapC family toxin translates to MDPRIRTETPERYRPSEGSRRSHRERQAESSDDRRLVQRGGYQKLERTPKNIVIDASVVAKWFIPEEDSYNASEVMRKYSDGRIDLYAPDLLIYEVANVLRYRPDVSAEILVDCIESLIKLQINLIPPSTEIVSEAAAKARELDLSIYDACYIVIAETLATNLITADMKLYEKCRDTKIVFFLKSLGKEWSIP
- a CDS encoding methyltransferase domain-containing protein, translated to MSEITHEDYVKFMEKCREVTIGNVKVKLHGDWRILSFSPPNEYMLERETVWSFPDRGSWATHIGDYRGNWSPYIPRNLILKYTVRGEWVLDQMVGSGTTLVECKLLGRNAIGVDLNHGAIMVARDRLNFRYDKEDEGYFEPTIKTYVGDARNLDKISDESVDLIATHPPYAKIIPYTKSKVEGDLSNLPLPRYLEEIRRVADESMRVLKRGRYCAILIGDTRERRHYVPMSFMVMQQFLDAGFILKEDIVKRQWKTKTTRERWRGKDYDFYLIAHEHLFVFRKPGEDEEFKKFKYSVKWW
- a CDS encoding HEPN domain-containing protein, whose product is MLDEDEYERWMRASKEALISAKGDLERGDYNWTCFKAQQAAEFAAKALLHGLGLPAYGHSLSKLLEAAPKEFGFQQVERQAKTLDKYYVPTRYPNAWVEGTPKDYYTREDGEEALRCAEDIACWVEASWRSLRRGGN
- a CDS encoding nucleotidyltransferase domain-containing protein; its protein translation is MEVIEKRRELRRRVIDTASRWVTGLHYKVTAVLIGSYARGDFNLWSDVDLLVVSSEFEGGPVERLKKLQIPVGFQVIPLTTEEFNRLLARGDRLALEALNSGVVLRDDLKILRRGGEALQG
- a CDS encoding DUF86 domain-containing protein, with the translated sequence MKHILDEIIKIEKFTEGLTKIVFFENVEKQYAVLRTLEITGETKNLSKELRLKNRKIPWKDIADMRNKLIQKYFGVNLE
- a CDS encoding PIN domain-containing protein; this translates as MVKIVVDAYAWIEIFIGSEKGEKAREHIEKASEVYTPDTVLAEIARKYLREGADQRDAEERLRMIVEVSNIAPIDVEVALEAAKSYMKLSDEARKAGMKAPSLFDAIVLGTAKSLNAKILTGDEHFKNLQETLWIR
- a CDS encoding tryptophan-rich sensory protein, with the protein product MSRKILVFAVFIALVYLIGLSGGIFTDTGPWYQGLRKPFFTPPGWVIAIIWNILFLLIGLSGGLMYFQPERRSFFTVYGLNLALNFLWSLIFFGFKSPAWAFIEITILWLTILALIFLSWKRSKIAAYLLIPYLVWVSIAGAINLSIVFLA
- a CDS encoding MEDS domain-containing protein produces the protein MDVNDILEFVKNMRVKEHAIVFYSRHEDKHKILLNFVKAGLDRGESVGYAAGGEPPESLREAMRKFGIAVERYESSGCLKIMSEIHIKDGVAEPSEIISRWRMLYNEAAEMGLKGLRATGETDHFFYKNLVKELIEEALHRGLDFPMTSLCGYNAEIVAKHDRGQLYLDLIRAHRTVIFIGPEGGLIKRI